The sequence GAGCCTCTCGGAGAGGTGGCTGCACGGGAAAGGCTTCTACATCATCATCAATGGCGCTGAGGCCACAGCTCCTGGCAGCACGCAGAAAGACGCGTAAGAACAAATAAATCATGCTGCTCTCTGGAACGCAAGAATTTTCCCCTTTTATTTACAACGTGTGTGCGTGTGCAGGCAGGCATGCTTGCTGGGGTCGCTGGACCCGGAGAAGACCAAGGGGAAGATCGTGGTGTGCGTGAGAGGGGCCATCACGAGGGTGGAGAAGGGCGAGGccgtgcgccgcgccggcggcgccgccatgatCCTCGTCAACGACGAGGTCTCCGGGAACGACCTCCACGCCGACCCGCACGTGCTCCCGGCGGTGCACATCTCGTACGCCGACGGGCTCACGCTCTCGGACTACATCAAGAACAGCAAGTAAGCAGCCACTAGCCAGTCTCGCAAAACTTGACCAGAAAatcgattttttttctttctttcttctccgcaaaagaaaagaaatgttCAGTGACAAAGAGCGCCATTGCTTTGCCGGAACTGCTGCTGATCTTAATTCTGAGCTGGGTGTGTTTGTGCTAGGGTCCCGTCCGGCTTCGTCATCAAGGGGAAGACGATCATCGGCATCAGGCCGGCGCCGGTCATGGCGGATTTCTCGTCTCAGGGGCCGAACATAGTGAACCCCGAGATCCTCAaggtaacttttttttttgttttttgttcaCGATCTACCTTGATCGAGCTTGATGTCACTCTGGACTGAATCGATACGTTCGCAGCCGGACGTCACGGCGCCGGGGGTGAGCGTGATCGCCGCCTggaccggcgcggcggcgcccacggACCGGCCCTACGACCTGCGCCGCGTGCCGTTCAACGTCCTGTCCGGCACGTCCATGTCGTGCCCGCACGTGTCCGGCGTCGCCGGCCTGATCAAGACCCTGCACCGCGACTGGAGCCCCGCCGCCATCAAGTCGGCCATCATGACTAGCGGTAAGTAACAGGCTCACGGCGAACATCCGGGCGTCGACATCAACGCATCTAAAAAagccaaaatgactaataatttgagacGGAGGAAGTAGCTAACGAATCAAGCTGTTTGTGTTGTCGCCGCAGCCACGGATCTGGACGCCGAACGGAACCCGATCAAGAACTCGTCccacgcggcggcgacgccgttcAGCTACGGCGCCGGGCACGTGTACCCGAACCGGGCGGTGGACCCGGGGCTCGTCTACGACATGTCCATCGTCGACTACCTCGACTTCCTCTGCGCGCTCGGGTACAACGCGACGGCCATGGAGACCTTCAACAGGGGCTCGTTCGTGTgccccaccgccgccatgaGACTCCAGGACCTCAACTACCCGTCCATCACCGCGCACGGCCTCCACGCCGGCACCACCACGGTGGTGCGGCGCAGGGTCAAGAACGTCGGCGTGCCGGGGACGTACACGGCCACCGTCGTCAGGGAGCCGGAAGGAGTGCGCGTGGCGGTGACGCCGCCGATGCTGGTGTTCAGGGGAGCCGGCGAGGAAAAGGAGTTCGCCGTGAGCTTCACGGTCGGGAACCCTGCCCCGGTCACGGGCTACACGTTTGGCGCCATGGTCTGGTCTGATGGGAGCCATCAGGTGAGAAGTCCGCTGGTTGTGAAGATCATGGGGAACGAATGACCTGGACATTTTATCACTTGGTAGATTGAACTAGGAATCTAGCTAGTGGAGAGAAAGCAGAAGGTAGGTAGCGGCTTTGAGCACTAGGACAGGATAAAATGTGGCATGGATTTGAATTTAACCACTGGTTGAATAACACAGCGCAAAAGATTTGAATTGATCCAGTGTGTGTTACTAGGTCCAACTTATGTCATTGGTTGAGAATCTGCAGTGTGTGTTACTAGGTCCAACTTATGTCATTGGCTGAGAATCAGATTCTTGGAATTTGTTTCACGAGTTTTTTCTCCTTGAAAGGGCTATGGACTATGGTGTCAGTGTTTTCCCGCCAACCTACTGAAGGGATACTTTGAGGTAGTAGATTGTATGTAAAGTGTCGCCAAGATTAGAAAtatgatggtgcaagcaacacgcgatttagacaggttcagactGTAAGTTGCGTAGCACCCTACTTATCTTgtttggtggtttgtattgactGAGATTGTAGATTACATGTTATACTTTGGAGGGGTCTCTGCTCGTCTTTATATAGTCTGGATGGACAGGGTTACAAGAAAATCTAGCTTGATACAAGCCTATGAATCCTATTAGACTCTATCCGAGTAGTTTCCTTCCATACCGACTAGTCCCACTCCAATACGAGTACATTACATGCATGATGTTAGGGTATGGGACATACCTCATCCCTTATTCCTTAAAGATCTATGCCATGTAAACTATCCGGCGGACCCGAAGCTGATAAGTCCCTGAGCTCTTCATAGCCGATCGAGTAGTTACTTCCGAGTTCTTTTTTGATGTCATCTTCGATTTCTTCTAAACTTCACCTAGAATATGTCTTCCGAGTACCTTCGGCTGCTTCGAGACTGCGTGGTGCTCTTGCCCAAGTAAATTTTAAATCTTCAGAGATAATTTTCATATATGGGTGCGATGAAAATcccactccatatggagtagcctctGAGCCTTCAGCTGAATCGAAGAATTAGGCTAAATGtccaatttgaatttgaatcttctttcttttatcttccaaatatatttaaaaaaaagtcGAGGATGACATGTATCCCGCGGCCCCAAGCCTTGAACCAAAATCCCATATTTAGAAAAAGGAtccaagacatcatggcatgcATTGTAGAATATTTGTAAGAAATAGAATTGATGGTTAAAATGGGTTATTCGTTCAGAAATTTGAAAACCCCCTTTTCAGCATAAATCCCTGAAAAAGGTTATCGTTCAAAACAAATCTTATCTGAGAAAACATTTCAGCTTTCATAGAATAGCTATTTTGCCCTTCCGTTGATTATTTAACAGTGCGGTAACTTAAAAGTAAATCCCACACTTTCGCTCTTACTGCTCTGGCCTTTGCCTTCCTCTGCTCCAGCGCCACCGCCTTGATTCTCAAACCTAAATCTGCTCCGTCCTTGCTGTCTCCTCCCACCATTTAAGTACTTGCCAGCTCCTTTCCTACCCAGCGCGCACCTCCAACACGTTTCTCTAAAGCCCCCGAGCGAACTTGAAGAAAGGCTAGGTTAACCTAAACTTACAATAAAAGAGTTAtgtttaaaacaaaaaagatactGTCAATCTACGAGTAGAGAGCTTCATGACATTTTTTTAATTGATGTAGCACTCCTTGGATTTTGTTGTATGAGTTTTTTCTCCTTGAACGGGTTGTGGTAAGTAGTGCTAGGTCAACATAAACTTGCATTAGGCCAATTTCAGTAAAAGTATTATATGAGTgttaaatttgctaacatgtacTAATAGTataaagagagaggagagaagagtgtcatgaaatgtgagaggaATGTCATCACTATGACACTCAAGTTTTCAGCCTTGATAACTATGTCGATAACACTTCCATTAACACTGGCCTTATTGAGGTGAGTGTGATGTGTTTACATTCGAGCTCTGCAGAttaggagagagagaagagggaaGGAAAAAAAGTTATCaatcactctgttcggcagctccagcagcctccagcacaacagtatttttctctcacaccgctccagcaccagcttccagccaccagccagccaacagtatttttttctcacactactccagccaccagctccagctccagcccagcgaacagagtgaatcTGCTAGAAGAGTAAGCTTCTTCGGCGTGCTTGTCCAGACACTAATTGGTTCCTAGTGTGTAACTTTATTTCATGTCCCACTTTCTGCCTTCATATTATTTCTGGGATAAAGACCATGCAATAAAAGGATGTTATTTACTCATAGTGAAACTGAATAGCAGATGAACATTCCATGTAGATGAGTTCTAGCTACATTTATGTTCCACTGAATCAATCCATGCATTGCATGCAGGACAAATGAAGGGAAATTTAAATATTTGCCATCGTTACAGATGTCCTCCAGATGCCACTTTTAGAAATGAGGACATATGCCACTTTTAGAAATGCTCCTATATATTTGTCACCGCATGTAGTTGAACTCCTGCGCTTTTGCCAGCCAGTCAAGCAGCTGAGCAGCtccgacttttttttttgaataaagagCAGCTCCGACATGGCGCGGTGTGCCGCAGCGAGGTAGCCTCGCCCGTTGACTTCTTGACTGTGCTGCCTTTCTCCCTCCCGGTGCAAGCCTGGAAGGAGAGAAGTGCGCGTGCTTGGTTCCGCGCTCGCCTATGCGGCGCCGCAGTCCATCTGCTGTTGCCTcgcgcgccggcgcctcccCACAGCTGGGGCTCGGCACCCGGCACGCCGGCGCGCCCGGGCGCTCTGGCCACCGCGTGCGCCgcatcgccgcccgccgccgtttcTTTATTCCGGCCCCATTCCTTCGCTGCGTGGCCCAAGCAAAAGGTTGAAgatggcccacatgtcagcgagTGGGTGGAAGGAGAACCAGCAGCGGGAGGAGATGCGCGGCCACCTTGGCTGACTGCGTGGTGTGCCAGCTcaactaagagcaactccaaaagAAGATGTATATTGACTTGGCTAGGTAAATTTAAAGAAAGAGGAGAAAAAATTTGTTCCAACAGTCTCTTCATCCCCTCCCCTCGTTATCAGCCGCGCTATCTCTTCCCCACACCCCGCTTTCTTTTCCGCGCGGCGCTGGCTCGCCATCCCCTCGCTCGCGCCGTCGCTCCCCGGCCCCACGTCCTGCGCCACGTCCGGCCTCCCATGCCCTGCTCCGCtctgccaccgcgccgccgtgaagccgccgccgccgcgcccatcCGCCTGCCGCCTGGGGGACGCGGAGCTCGCGCAGACGCCGGAGTTCGCGCAGCCCTTGGAGGTCGCGCTGTCACTGGAGCTCGCGCGGACGCCGGAGTTCGCGCAGCCCATGGAGGTCGCGCTATCGCCGGAGCTCGTGTAGGGGAGCAGAGCTTTGCGCCGCCATTGCAGGAGGGGGCGgaggggagcagaggagggcggcgctgccgtcgggggagggggcggcgaggAGAAGTGGAGGGCGCTGCCGctgggggagggggcggaggggagcagagggcgccgccgccggggagaggGGGCGGAGGGGAGCAGAGGAACTCGCGCGCTCGTGAAGAGGATaaggaaggagaaagaagagTATGACATATGGGACCCACGTGTAAGTGGGTGTGGAGTGGGAGAATTGAAGGTGCCGTTGGGTTTTAGAGAGTGAAAAATGAAGAGTCTGTTAGAATATACCTCTTAATATGAAGAGCAATATGTTTAAAGAGTTAGATGGAGAGTCAAATAGAGAGCCAAAAATAGCtagtctgttggagttgctctaaaatGGCAAAAGCGTAGGAGTTCAACTGCATGCGGTGGCAAATACGTAGGAGCATTTTTAAAAATGGCATCTAAAGAAGTGTCATCCGTAATGATGGcaaatatttaaattttccACAAATGAATGGTAAACTACTGGGTAGTCCATGAGAATGAAAAGTAGTAAGCACGTGTGGTTAGCAGATACATACAAGGGTAAACAATTTCTTTTATTCTTATAATTAGTAGAGCTACCTAGATTTGAAAAATATTACTTGAACCAATAAATTATTTGCTAGACAAAAAAAATCTTCTCAACCCACTACAGAGGGATCTTTAGTAAGTTTTGGTCTCTACTACTAATAAGATCTGTAACTTCAAGAGTAATTGGTTCGTGTCAACAGTTTTATCAAAAAATCCATTCCGGTGTCGGCAGCgcgttcttttctttctttctttctttctttctttcttttttgaaaagaagCCGGCAGCGCTTTCATACTGCTTTTTTCTGGTCTATGGCTAACCTCCAAAGTCCAAAGCGTAAATTCCGAAGGCTGGTAGGCGACCAACAGAGGCCCCCGTGCCGTGCTCTGCTCTACTCATGGCAGACCATCGCCTGGGAAGACGCGGGGGAGAAATTCTGGAGATCTAAACCCCGGCACGCAGCCAGGGGAACCGGGAGCTACAGGTCGCCATCAAATCCACTTCTTGCCGCTTCAGGAATTGGGGAATTCTTCTTTCGGCCGCATCTTGATTTCTTGGTCAGAGTCCTCTTCATTCTGCGCGAACCGCAAAGATAGCCTCGTGGCTGCTTACTTGTTTCCAATCGCTTTTGCAGTGTCGAGTGCCATTTGTCGAGCTGGAGGCCAGAGCttcgtggcggcgccggcgaagaTGAGCAGCGGAGACGGTGCAAAGAGCAGGAGGACTGCCTCAGGTGAGGCGGGGGCGGAGCTGCATTTGACTTTCTTGCCACTCCTCAGAGTTGCACTGTTCTCCCTTGCTGCCCCTGAAAGCAATATCTTGGATGAAGCAGAGTTGGACTGAGCAATATTCACTTGCTCAGTGATGCTTACCTGAGTGCGTTACTAAACATCAATTGTTAACCAGGCACAAATACTTAAGGAGTCATTGCAACTTGCTACTTGTTACTTGTTCTGATAGTTTGTTACTTTGTTCAGATCCATTGCGGGCTTGTCCCACATTTTACTGTAATTCATAGCCATAGGCTCATGTTTTCTTTCTCCAATTCAGATGGGATGAGGAAGCTCAGAGAGTTGATGCACAAAAGCGACAACCTCATATGTGCTGACTGCAGTGCACCTGATCCCAAATGGGCGTAAGTAGTCTTGACTTCAAATTGCTACTGCTTTCTCACATGTCAAGGCTTCATATGAAGTAGTACCGGGACATATATCTGAAAATTAGAGTTAACCTGATTGTCATCTTTTTGGGTGTAATTCTGCATTGGCCAGTGTTACACATTTATTAGTCAATCTTATACTGATATCTTTGATTTGTTGACTCCTTGCATGATAACTTTCTTTGCACCTGCAGATCAGCTAATATAGGAGTATTCATATGCTTAAAATGCTCTGGTGTTCACAGAAGCCTTGGGACACATGTTTCAAAGGTCATTTAATCGCAACTAGAATATTGTTAATTGTTTCAGTCATAGTATGTTAGTGATGTTTTCATATTGCAGTAAGTTTTGGAGCAGGCTTATTAATAGAAGCAGAACATTTAGATGATTGCTATGCATTTAAAATCACAATAGCAAATGCATCACTCCTTTTTCATAATTGTTATGCATTATAACAGCATGAAGGAATTCTGACTGAAACAAACATCTGCTTGAGACAGGTTCTGTCAGTCACTCTAGATCAATGGACTGATGATGAAATTAACTCAATGATAGAAGTTGGTGGAAACTCTTACGCTAATGCTATATATGAAGCATTTCTTCCAGAGGGCTATCACAAACCGCATCCAGATTCTAGCCAGGAAGAGAGAGCTGATTTTATCAGGTAAATGACAACCTTACCTAGTTATTCAGTTTCAAATATGGAATAGCTAATTtacacttcattaaagatctTGCCATCCAACGAAAGTATAAATTAGAGACTTCCTATGCCATTAGAACCTTTACCTGATATACAGTAATGGGACCGCGAACACTGTTAGTTTTTGAAACCTCTCAGGTCCAAGTATGAGTCGCAAGAATTTCTGAAGCCAAGACTAAGGATAGTTTCTAGTAACAGCTCTTTGGAGGCTACCTACTCTCGAAAACATACGGTCAGCAATGCTTCACATTCTGCAAGTTTCAACAGTGAGGTAAGTCTGACTTGATCTGGAATTACAAATTTAACCATATAAGATTGCCAATTTTTTACATTTAATGTCATGATGCTATTTTAACGTTCTTAGGTTTATATATTTTGCAGGCTGGCATGGTTGAGTTTATTGGAATACTAAAAGTTAAAGTAATAAGAGGGACTAAATTAGCTGTAAGAGACCTGATAAGTAGTGACCCCTATGTTGTACTGACCCTAGGGCAGCAGGTATTGCATTTCACCAATTTGAACAATCCTCGTCAGATAGATTCCTGATTGTTTACCCTCATCTCTTTCAGATCATGTATTCATGTTAACTGATAACAGTATTGCTCTCTGCAGAAAGCAAAGACATCAGTGGTTAAGCGTAATCTAAATCCTGTTTGGAATGAAGAACTTAAGCTGTCAGTTCCTCAGCAATATGGACCTCTCAAGCTTGTTAGACTCTTTGCCACAAATAAACTTTGGATTCAAAATTACATTGATATAGACATCTCATAAACTCTATTTATCCCTTTTGCAACCAGCAAGTGTTTGACTATGACATGCTATCGAAGGACGACAAAATGGGTGAGGCTGAAATTGACCTGCAGCCGATGATCAGtgcagctactgcgttcggtgATGCTGACCTGCTCGCAGACATGCAGATCGGCAAATGGCTCAAGTCCCCGGACAATGCGCTTGCCAGGGACAGCCCTGTCAATGTCGTCAATGGCAAGGTGAAGCAGGAGGTCTCGTTGAAGCTACAGAACGTGGAGTCCGGGGAGGTGgacctggagctggagtggaTACCTCTCAATCAGTAGAACTAGAACATTCTTCGCTCGCCCTTTCATAACCATAACAATAAATTAATGTGCTTGAACAGAGATATGGGCACACAGTTAAACAAAAACTAGTAAAATATAGTTATAACCCATTCCAGCTTTGTACTAATTGTTTCCAATTCATAAAGTTTCCTGTTATAGTATCATCTATCCATTCTAATAGTAACTTTGTTCTGGTCATTATAGTTACACAGAGTTGCAACGTgcaaacaaatgaaagccaCCAATATCTGGCTTTTAGTTTCCGGTGGCTTCAACTGGCCTTCATGTAATTAAGTACTTTAAGCATGAACTGGAATATGCAAACAAATGATGACCTGTTATAGAGAATCACAAAATCCCCAACGTAAATTGGCAGGTGAGAAGGCAATGCCTGACTTCATGCCGTATgtttgatcagattgtagatctTCAATAGGCTGCAAGTCTGTAAAGCATTGGCCCAGGTGGTAAAGCATCTTCAATAGGCTGCAAGTCTGTAATGCATCTTCAATAGGCTCCACAAGAGCATGCATCGCCCCGCACCAAGAGTCACAGTAAACCTGAAAAAAAAGGCTATTATCATGAAAACTAACTTGAAGTACTGCATAGTTCACTAAATTGAGCTATCACGTCACTTGGTACCAATTGATGTGTGCTTTGCTATGTTTGAAAGCAGTCAGGATTTAGCAATAATTTCAGGCTCAATTCAGTATGAAGAGGTCTGACTTTTACATAGGGAATTAAATAGTGCAGTCTGGTTTTAAATTCGCTAAGTATCAATTGTCATAGCTCTTGAGATGCACTACACTGCCAAACTGTTATGAAAAATCAAAGTTTTTGGTGAGAGCGCGTTTAGCTGACTTTAAGTCAGTGCATAATGCTGAGCACTACACTAAGCTTGTTTGTTGCACAGATTGCATTTTGAAAGCTAAACAAACCGCTCCTTCCTCCCCTCAGCCTCGCCACCGCGTCACGAAGTCATTGTTTGGCTTCTAGTTGGGCTGACCTTTCTTGTACCTAAACTCTTTCATCGTAACCGAGAGTTCCCGCCTTTGTTTAAAAAAAACGAAACTAGACTTTTGACACAGTATCTTGGGATTGTCTGTATCTGTATGGTAGCATGGGAACCTGCGTGTGACCGGCGCTAACTGAAGGTGGTTTATTAGGGATAAAAAATATCGAGCAGCAAAACAAGATTGGCACACAACCAAACTTCCGTTGGGTAAGATGGATCAATACAACATGTATGTCATGGTAAAATGAATAAGCTCACACCAGCGCGGACAATGTCAGAATGATACACCACAAGTTATTCAGATGCCTGCATGTAAATCAATTCTGGACACGATTACAATTGCCAACGATCCCACAAATTGAAATGAATACAGCATTGTCGTCTCCAAGCCGAGCACTGACCAATAGAGACATAGCAATAGCTTGGAGTATTTGGTTAGCAAGGAACAGGAGGACTTTTGGTGGGATCACCACACCAGAACCAGTTAGCAAACAAAACTGCATTGCAACGTTGGTGCTATGGAAGAACACGGCAAGAAAAATATGGGAAGTGATAATCTCCTGCATTGAAAGAAAGAAGACAGCAAGCTGAAATAGAACTACAATACAGACAAATGTTTGTCTGTATTATTTTGTACTCTTTGGGGTCTCATTTTTGGTTCCAGCTCTTTTATGTGCATCTGCACAGTTTTCTGCATGATTACAACAAGTTAGGTAGGGGTCTCACCTCCCGACTtccaaaaaaaggaagaaaatgaAAACTGCACCATGATTCTCTCTAATATTCACATCCAACTGTTCATGTACACACTGTTGTTTGCTAAATGTTGCAAGTTGATAAACAAAAGGAAGAATTGACACATTAATTGAACATCGGCTGATCAGGCGATACCCCAGCTATCAAACGCACACTGATCACGGACACTAATAGCATCTAAGCTTCATACGATGGCCAGCGCGATACGATGCTCCATCTCTTGGGTGTTTCAGTGCATCTCCACAGGCGTAGCAGTGCTCTAggtttatacctttgccttccCTACACATCTCCATACGGCCACCTTCCACCATTTAACATACAGATTGATTAATGGCTTCAAAAGGAAAGAAGTGAAATAACCATTCTCAAATTTCACGTGAAAAAATCATACACAAACTGAATACAAGAGGAGATTAGGTACAGAGAACAAAACTAACCAACTTGATCTTCTTCTTTTAAGAAGCAAAAGCACGTCAAAAATGTCATCTCTCCATGTAGACGCAGCTATGCAAAGAATAGCTGTTCCTTGGAACCATCTTTCATTGGCCTTGCCATGAAGCTGACATGGCCATAGGCACTGTCAGACTCAAACATGTATCTGCTCTCCATCGCCTTGATAAGCTTGTACTTCACCTGACAATTGGGTGTAGAAATTCTAAATAAATTCAACATAAGACAAAGTGCAAGGTTCGTCATTATGACATACTTCATTGTTTGGATCATTGTTATGATGTTCTACCGAGCTTTCTGCAAACTTAATCGATTGATACTCCAAATTACGACCCCCGAGTCGCTCCTTCCAGGGACGGCTCGGGCGGAACCCTACCCCGGGCGCCACCGCCTCCCAAACCCCGGCTCCCatgtctcgccgccggccgtgaggaaggcggcggcggggctccaacctccctcctcctctcttttCCTCCCTCTCGCCCTCTCTTGGTGGCTGCCtgtccgtggcggcggcggccgttcccgGCAGCCCGCGGCCAGATCCGCACTCCCGGTCAACGGATCTGCCCTCCCTGGGGCGgggtgcggcagcggcggcgtggctcgTGGCCTGGTGTGGAGGTGCGTTGGTGGCGGCGCTCGCGACCTAGCGTGGTGGGGCGCGGGGCGTGGCCTTGCGCGGCTTGGCGCTGCtaggtgcggcggtggcggcggtcaCGGCTTGGCGCGACAGGGCACGGCACTGcggggccggccgcggcggcgctcgctgcAGCTGGCGTGCGGCGGTGCGTTGCTGGCGAGGGTGTGGACGACGACGTCCGCGGCCTTGGCGGCCGAAGGGCGAGCgacggccgcgctcggcgccccGCTCTCGGCGGTGTCTGGTCTACCTGCGCCGCGGTGTGTTGGCGGCGCCGTGGTGGCGTGTGCTGACAACGGTTTTGCTCGGATGTTTGCTAGTGTCGCCGTGGTGGCGTCGTTGGCTGCAGCTGTGCGGAGGCTCGCTAACAACACCATCGTAGTTGGTTGGTGACGCCGGCCGCCTTATCATCGTGATGACGATGCGGGTGAAAACCCATCCCTTCTTGGGACGGCGTTGATGGCGCCATTGGCGTCATTTCCTTCCTGAAGGCGACGTCGAGCATCTTTGGCTCGGACCTTGCTCTCGTCTGTGGCCAATGTTTTGGGCGTCAGTTTTCCATGTCGGATGTGGCGGGTGAAAGCCCAACCCTTCTTGGGCTGGCATCGACGACGTCTTCGTCGTCCTGACCTTCTTAAAGGCAATGTCAAGCTTTTCCGGCATAGAGGTGCCTCGGCGTTGGCGGCTTCCAAAAgggctttcttcttcttttccttcctttctcttttctttaggGTTGTGGTGGCTCGGGTCGATGTCCTAATCCGACTGGGCGGAGTGTAGGTTGTGGTGGCTCGTGTctatgtcccaatccgaccagGCGGAGTGTAGGTTGTGGTGGCTCGTGTctatgtcccaatccgaccagGCGGAGTGTAGGTTGTGGTAGCTCGGGTCGGTGTCCCAATCCGACCTTGTGGCTcatgtcgatgtcccaatccgacgaGCCAAAGTCGAGTGAGTCccggttgatgtcccaatccaaccggccgGTGTTGCTAGTTGTAGGTGCTGTAGTTGTAGGTTTTGTAATTCGTTTGTGCGGTTTTTGGGCCTGGTTTACCTATAAACAGGATCAATTCTCTTCTTATTAATATACGCCGAACCGCAAGGTTCAGGATCTTTCGAAAAATAAACACCAAATTAGGCTCCTTTTCTTGAATTAATTTGAATGCTTCCATAGCACGACTTGTGAATTTGACAATGAGATCATCATAGTACAACTCTCAATGTCCAGGCATTGTGAGCGGTGGCTTATAGGTGCTGAAAAGTTGAGGATGCAGAAAAAGACAGATAAAATCCTTAAGTAAACAGGTTCCATTATAGAGCTCACTAGACCATAGAGATACAAATTAAACGGGTTCAAGGCTTCAAGCTGAGAAATGATAATACAAGAATAGGAAAAGCATGTTCAATTACCAACCTTAGTGGAGAGAAGTACACAGCAGGTGGGGGACATGATGATGGAGATGCTGGGTATGCTAGTGTTTTCTGGCTTGTTACACCAATCATGAACCA comes from Panicum virgatum strain AP13 chromosome 4K, P.virgatum_v5, whole genome shotgun sequence and encodes:
- the LOC120703888 gene encoding ADP-ribosylation factor GTPase-activating protein AGD12-like isoform X1; this translates as MSSGDGAKSRRTASDGMRKLRELMHKSDNLICADCSAPDPKWASANIGVFICLKCSGVHRSLGTHVSKVLSVTLDQWTDDEINSMIEVGGNSYANAIYEAFLPEGYHKPHPDSSQEERADFIRSKYESQEFLKPRLRIVSSNSSLEATYSRKHTVSNASHSASFNSEAGMVEFIGILKVKVIRGTKLAVRDLISSDPYVVLTLGQQKAKTSVVKRNLNPVWNEELKLSVPQQYGPLKLQVFDYDMLSKDDKMGEAEIDLQPMISAATAFGDADLLADMQIGKWLKSPDNALARDSPVNVVNGKVKQEVSLKLQNVESGEVDLELEWIPLNQ
- the LOC120703888 gene encoding ADP-ribosylation factor GTPase-activating protein AGD12-like isoform X2 gives rise to the protein MRKLRELMHKSDNLICADCSAPDPKWASANIGVFICLKCSGVHRSLGTHVSKVLSVTLDQWTDDEINSMIEVGGNSYANAIYEAFLPEGYHKPHPDSSQEERADFIRSKYESQEFLKPRLRIVSSNSSLEATYSRKHTVSNASHSASFNSEAGMVEFIGILKVKVIRGTKLAVRDLISSDPYVVLTLGQQKAKTSVVKRNLNPVWNEELKLSVPQQYGPLKLQVFDYDMLSKDDKMGEAEIDLQPMISAATAFGDADLLADMQIGKWLKSPDNALARDSPVNVVNGKVKQEVSLKLQNVESGEVDLELEWIPLNQ